From the genome of Mycoplasmopsis bovis PG45:
TGACCTAATTCTAAATATGAAGGAAGTAAAATTATTACATTATCAATAGAATACTTATTAGTCTTTTCTTCATATATTCTGACAATGTTATTTAAAAACTGGGTGCCATTTTGTTCAATAAACTTGACATTAGCAGTATTTAAATTTGGAACCTTGTTTTCGTTTATAGATATAAAATGGTCAAATATGTCAATTTTATCTGTTCTATGCACTTCTTTTAATACAAATGTTGGAAACTTCTGACTGTTTATTATATCTTCTAATAAGTTCCCTTTTCCAATACATGGTAATTGGTCTCTATCACCCACAAGAATTAATTTTTCAATGCTTTTGCATATCTTTAATAATTCATAAAATATTGGTAAACTGACCATCGAAAACTCATCAACCACAACAACTTTGACTGGGTTCTCTTTTTCAAACGATTCAATGAATGATTCATCTTCATCAGGCTTTGAAAGTTTTAAAAAACTATGAATTGTTTTAGCTTCTATACCTGTTTTATAAGTTAATATGGTAGATGCTCTACCTGTTGGAGTTAAAACAGCAATGTCTTTTTTCTTATAATATTTACCCTCTAATAATGTCTCTACAATATAAGTGATTAAATAACTTTTTCCTGTTCCTGGATAGCCAGTTATTACAGAGATCGGATTATTTAATGCACTAGAATAAGCTTCCTTTTGTTCGTTTGATAAATTTTGTGATGGTAAGGGAATAATTTGTTTCTTTATTTCTTGATCTCTTATTTTTATAAGTTTTTTGCTAATAAAAAGTTCTTGTTCATAAATTTCATTCAATGAAAGTCTTTTAGATAAGTTATCAAAATATATTTCACCACGTTGAATCATTATTTTAAGAGACTCAATGATTAAATCATTGGGAATACTATATTTTCCCAACAATATACCTAATAATGAAACAATGTACGATTGTTCAAAAAGTGTACTATTGTCAGAATTATCATTTCTATATAAATCATAAAAATTTCACAATTGCCTATAAAGCGGTGTGTCATCGTAGTACATTGAACAAAGACTACTAAAATTGGTTCTTAATATTTTGTAAGTAAACGCTCTTACTTTTTTGTAAGCATCTAACTCAGGATTAATAATCGAAGCAAAAGTATCTACAAGTTTAAAATCAATTCAGTGATCAACATATAATTCATATGGATCTCCACCATTTTTGTACCTGCTAACAAAATCTTTATTTTCAAATTTTGTATGCAGTTTGTCATACAGCTTCAAAAGACCATGTTCATAAAAAAAGTCATAATCTTTTTGATCGAAACTTTCAATAAACGCCTTTAAATTTTCATATACCGCTGTTTTAAGCACATTTTGGACAACAGTAACATCCTTAAATAACTCTTTTATACTTGATAAGTTTAATTCTTTTTTTATTTTCTGGATCCCTTTTACCCCTAGGCCGC
Proteins encoded in this window:
- a CDS encoding AAA family ATPase; protein product: MIVSSNSNQELIKLKGKFLTIKWSGADSSGTRELWIFESISDKERYFIYSSKQGIKSSCFYDIEIKAKSFKRSKYQNQSYELISCKIVSPDNDSDVEKMLVSNVSGLGVKGIQKIKKELNLSSIKELFKDVTVVQNVLKTAVYENLKAFIESFDQKDYDFFYEHGLLKLYDKLHTKFENKDFVSRYKNGGDPYELYVDHWIDFKLVDTFASIINPELDAYKKVRAFTYKILRTNFSSLCSMYYDDTPLYRQLWNFYDLYRNDNSDNSTLFEQSYIVSLLGILLGKYSIPNDLIIESLKIMIQRGEIYFDNLSKRLSLNEIYEQELFISKKLIKIRDQEIKKQIIPLPSQNLSNEQKEAYSSALNNPISVITGYPGTGKSYLITYIVETLLEGKYYKKKDIAVLTPTGRASTILTYKTGIEAKTIHSFLKLSKPDEDESFIESFEKENPVKVVVVDEFSMVSLPIFYELLKICKSIEKLILVGDRDQLPCIGKGNLLEDIINSQKFPTFVLKEVHRTDKIDIFDHFISINENKVPNLNTANVKFIEQNGTQFLNNIVRIYEEKTNKYSIDNVIILLPSYLELGQPGINEVNKRLQDWNVKRTGTKKNLFIYNNLTLFIGDRVIQTINDYDKNVFNGEIGIVEEISSNNRNGHIIVAFGNGKKIKYTKSEILENLSLAYAITVHKFQGSEASCVIFGILRNRVEHMFTKKFMYTAVSRAKEELLLLGSMDLYAQKIQSPNADLKYYTNLKMLIEKEAE